ATGCCGAGGAGGAACATTATGTCGTGTAATATTATGATCAAGGCATATCTTGAAATGGGGAAGACTGAGAATGCCAAGATGTTGTTTGATGAAATGGCTGAGAGGAATGTTGCTACGTGGAATGCGATGGTTACTGGGTTGATCAAGTTTGGAGCAAATGAAGagtctttgttatttttttcgAGGATGAATGGGCTGGGTTTTGTTCCGGATGAGTATTCATTTGGTAGTGTGCTTAGGGGATGTGCACATTTGAGAGCTTTGTTTGCAGGGCAACAAGTTCATGCTTATGTTGTGAAATGTGGGTTTGAGTTTAATTCGGTTGTTGGATGCTCTTTGGCTCATATGTATATGAAAGCTGGAAGCTTGCGTGACGGGGAGAGAATTATCAGATGGATGCCGAATTGTAATTTGGTTGCTTGGAATACACTTATGGCTGGGAAAGCTCAAAGTAGGTACTTTGAGGGAGTTCTGGATCATTACTGTATGATGAAAATGGCAGGATTTAGACCTGATAGGATTACTTTTGTGAGTGTTATCAGTTCATGTTCGGAGTTAGCCACCCTTTGTCAAGGGAAGCAGATTCACGCTGAAGCAATCAAAGCAGGAGCTAGTTCTGTAGTTTGTGTAATTAGTTCATTGGTTAGTATGTACTCTAAATGTGGAAGTTTGCAAGATTCCGTCAAAGCATTTTCTGAATGTGAAGAGCGAGATGTTGTATTATGGAGCTCAATGATTGCGGCTTATGGGTTTCATGGTCAAGGGGAAAAAGCCATCAAGCTATTCAATGATATGGAGCAGAAGAATTTGGCGGGAAATGAAGTTACGTTCTTGAGTTTGCTATATGCTTGTAGTCATTGTGGACTGAAGGATAAAGGGCTTGATTTCTTTGACATGATGGTAGAGAAGTATGGACTCGAGGCTAGACTAGAACACTATACTTGTGTGGTTGACCTACTAGGCAGGTCTGGTTGTTTAGACGAGGCAGAGACCATGATAAGATCCATGCCTGTAAGAGAAGATGCAATTATATGGAAAACATTATTATCTGCATGTAAACTCCACAAGAATGAAGAAATGGCAAAAAGGGTTGCTGAAGAAGTTCTTAGGATTGATCCTCAAGACTCAGCTTCATATGTTCTACTTGCTGGTATTCATGCTTCAGCCAATAGGTGGCAGAATGTTTCTGAGGTGAGGAGAGCCATGAAAGATAAGATGGTGAAGAAAGAGCCAGGCATAAGCTGGGTAGAAGTGAAGAATCAGGTTCACCAGTTCCATATGGGTGATGATTCCCACCCAAAGTCTGTGGAGATTAATCGGTATATGGAAGAATTAACTTCAGAAATGAAGATGCGGGGCTATGTGCCTGATATTAGCGCTGTCTTGCATGACATGGACAATGAGGAAAAAGAATACAACTTGACACACCACAGCGAGAAAATAGCTATTGCTTTTGCTTTAATGACCATCCCAAAAGGAGAGCCAATAAGAGTGATGAAAAACTTGCGGGTTTGTGGTGACTGTCATGTTGCAATCAAGTACATATCAGAGATTAAAAACAGAGAAATTATTGTGCGAGATTCAAGCAGGTTTCACCATTTCAAACATGGGGTATGTTCTTGTGGAGATTATTGGTAATTCTATTCCTTACTTTCCATCTTGGAACTCCTTCAAGATCTTGCAGCGCTTGCAAGTAAGATATACTATGATCAAGTTCTTGCTATGGCTCCACGGCTAATCAATTTCCTTCTCATTTATTGTTGTTGCCAAAATTTGGAAGAACTCGGTCCagcaaaaatttaaatgaacACTCAAAATTTGGAAGAACCTCGGATGTTTCCAAGAAGACTTGATCACTCTCACGAGCAAGGTGGGGATAGAGTACCTGCAATAACTTTGAGATCAAATCACTTATCGATACCCTCACTTTGTGTTCTCATATAACAGTTGAGTGAGAGGTTATTAGATAAATGCATAGGAAACATGTTAGTAGTGAGTGGTTGTATCCCTGTAATTAAATTACTACTGATAACTGGGCATGACCACCGAGAAACATACATGATGTGGACTCCACTCGGTTGTGACAAAACATTACTATATATAGTCAGTCTACCTTCCATGAAAGGGCAATTGttgcaaaaactaaaaaatggaTGAAGGACATGTTGATTGGAGATGGAATTCTTAATTCAGCCATATCAGGTATGCCTTCTTTTTTAGCTAATTTAttgttcaaattttaataatattcataTGAATGTTAACTTGCTAGCTGTTCACCAAAGTAAGTTTATCTATTGAAGTATATGCTTCTGAATGTTATGTCTGCAAATTTGTGTAGATATACCAAACTATGAAAACAAATGGAAAAATCATTTTATACGATGAGAAAACAAGCACGATGTTGTTTATATAACTGGGGCTGGAAGGTTCTTCGATGACATTACATATTACTTGATACTAAAAGACTCGGCAAAAATATGGATTTAAAAAAAAGGAAGCTTAAGAGGGAGCAACTGGCAAGAAACTGATCTCAGTATCCTACTTTGAAAACTAGTTTTCCCTCTTACATGGTTGATTTGAACAAGCCGCTGCCATATGAATAACTCAAGTCGTTCACATTCACGCTATGCTTTTTATCGTTCTATTCCAGGTTTACTTAAACTTTTTACTCTATATTGAAATCCTTATTTTTGATATACCTGtagaatttgaaaatttttgGTAATCAACAAATATATGGCCTCAGAAAACTTAATGGTCGCTTCTCTTTTTTATTCCCTAACTTTGTCAACTTTTCTTGCTTCATTGATCAACTCGCATCTTAATTGCATGGCATGCGCCCAAGTTAAATGGCTGGTGTATCTTGTTCATATTGCAAATATCTGCATCCAGTCTATTTGAATATTTTCCTTTGGACTTGTCACTTTTCTGCTTAATTTTATGGAACATTTTCAGAATGCTAATTTATGGTTCTTTCCCTAATTTTCACATCAAATGTTTAAACATAAACAGTACAATAGTTGCATTTACACATTTGTTATTGGCATTACAGCCTTTCTTTAATCATGTTCTCAGTTGTTTACTTACTAGATATTcgacccgtgcaacgcacgggcaagcatttgttatatattttaattggtAGTACCATGATAAATAATTAGGCATAATATTAAGATATCAAACATTGACCTAAAAATAATCGAATAATACGAAATAGTACAATAATAATGACATAGGTCAATCAATAATATAACACATGATTTTTAAAGTAGAACTTGAAACTCATACTAatccaaatataataaaacaacaCATGGTTCACACCATAATAAAACATCACATGGTtcttaaaacataaataatttcatataatatcccgatatcattataaattaaactaaatataatatGACATTGTCATTAGATTAGAGGGATAATATTTATCTAATTAAATACAGCACTCAAgattatatgattaaataatgacataagattttttaaatataaccaATTAGACAAATGTTAATTATTAACATAATACAACCATATAATAAGGAAAATATAAGAAaggctacataaaatcatacagctCCAGTGCATTTTTtagatatataaaatttgaaaattaatattaaatttaatggatacgcaaaatggatacacaaaacatagagcgtataataaaggCTGCATAAAATCTTACAGTCCCCGTGCGGTTTGTAGAGATAtagaatttgaaaattaatattaaatttaatggataaacaaaatggatacacaaatcatagagcgtataataaagaGTAAAGActacataaaatcttacagtccccgtgcattttttagagatacgaaatttgaaatttatttatggtaaaacatatatcatattacacggttacattatgaacttataaatttcataaaaaattaatgtaatattgaatggatagacaaaaatggatacacaaaacatagagcgtataataaagtctaaataaaatcatacagtccccgtgcatttttgagagatacgaaatttgaaatttatttatggtaaaagatatatcatattacacggttacattatgaaattataaattcaattaaaaaattaatgtaatgttgaatggatagacaaaaatggacacacaaaacatagagcgtaggataaagtctacataaaatcatacagcccccgtgcatttttgagagatactaaatttgaaatttatttatggtaaaacatatatcatattacacggttacattatgaaattataaattcaattaaaaaattaatgtaatcttgaatggatagacaaaaatggatacacaaaacatagagcgtataataatgtctacataaaatcataaagtccccgtgcatttttgagagatacgaaatttgaaatttatttatggtaaaacatatatttatgtttacacggttacattatgaaattataaattcaattaaaaaattaatgtaatcttgaatggatagacaaaaatggactcacaaaacatagagcgtataataaagtctacataaaatcatacagcccccgtgcatttttgagagatacgaaatttgaaatatatttatggtaaaacatatatcatattacatggttacattatgaaattgtaaattcaattaaaaaattaatgtaatcttgaatggatacacaaatggatacacaaaacatagagcgtatgataaagtctacataaaatcatacagtccccgtgcatttttgagagatactaaatttgaaatttatttatggtaaaacatatgtcatattacacggttacattatgaaattttaaattcaattaaaaaattaatgcaatcttgaatggatagacaaaaatggatacacaaaacatagagcgtataataatgtctacataaaatcatacagtccccgtgcatttttgagagatacgaaatttgaaatttatttatggtaaaacatatatcatattacatggttacattatgaaattataaattcaattaaaaaattaatgtaatcttgaatggatagacaaatggatacacaaaacatagagcgtatgataaagtctacataaaatcatacagtccccgtgcatttttgagagatactaaatttgaaatttatttatggtaaaacatatatcatattacacggttacattatgaaattataaattcaattaaaaaattaatgtaatcttgaatggatagacaaaaatggatacacaaaacatagagcgtataataatgtctacataaaatcatacagtccccgtgcatttttgagagatacgaaatttgaaatttatttatggtaaaaaatatatctatgtttacacggttacattatgaaattataaattcaattaaaaaattaatgtaatcttgaatggatagacaaaatggatacacaaaacatagagcatatgataaagtctacataaaatcatccagtccccgtgcatttttgagagatacgaaatttcaaatttatttatggtaaaacatatatcatattacacagttacattatgaaattataaatttcataaaaaattaatgtaatcttgaatggatacacaaaacatagagcgtatgataaagtctacataaaatcatacagtccccgtgagTTAGATGAGATTGaactattttatcattaaaattggAATTCTTAAGTCGTGAATCGTTAATACATAGAAGTTAGAATTACTAAATTGTAGTTAGTCTAATTAAGTGAGAAATATTACTCCATTTCCTTGTGATATGAAATTCATGCTCTAATATTATTGGTAAATTTATGTTTGGTCCATTTTGTTTTTCCTCTCCATTTAGATGACGTATTTTGTAGTTACCCTTAAAATTTTGTTAGATAACTATCAACATTGTTCATAAGCTCATGTGGATATATGTTGCAAGTTTGAGTGAAGAGTAAATGTTATGTGATAAATATAAGTTGTTAGCAAAATGAAATCTCTTGAACCAAGAAAAATTTAATGAATGGAACCCAATATTAGGAGATTTCCGTTTACCTTCAAATTTATATTGTCATAAAATAACATTTGTATGATAATAATGAGAAACTAATgtcttttttcaaaaatcaaagCTTTTTCACATCTTTTTATACcaagtttttgaaaaaattatatatacaacaCAAAACTAATATGTCTCttgttttaattcattttaattcATTTGTTTTACACTACTTCACCTATTTAAAAAACTATGCCGTAATTTACATAAGTTTTTCAATGTGCAAGCACTTTGCTTTCATTTTTTTCACTAAAAGTATCCCCAA
This portion of the Trifolium pratense cultivar HEN17-A07 linkage group LG3, ARS_RC_1.1, whole genome shotgun sequence genome encodes:
- the LOC123918755 gene encoding pentatricopeptide repeat-containing protein At2g41080, with the translated sequence MARFRLPRTSFCRVSSFSSISFKPHLQNDNFSDTKQQLTSLCSKGHIKEAFESFIFKIWTEPRLFSILIQSCIRTNSLSLGKQLHSLIFTSGCSSDKFISNHILNLYSKFGELHAAVKLFDQMPRRNIMSCNIMIKAYLEMGKTENAKMLFDEMAERNVATWNAMVTGLIKFGANEESLLFFSRMNGLGFVPDEYSFGSVLRGCAHLRALFAGQQVHAYVVKCGFEFNSVVGCSLAHMYMKAGSLRDGERIIRWMPNCNLVAWNTLMAGKAQSRYFEGVLDHYCMMKMAGFRPDRITFVSVISSCSELATLCQGKQIHAEAIKAGASSVVCVISSLVSMYSKCGSLQDSVKAFSECEERDVVLWSSMIAAYGFHGQGEKAIKLFNDMEQKNLAGNEVTFLSLLYACSHCGLKDKGLDFFDMMVEKYGLEARLEHYTCVVDLLGRSGCLDEAETMIRSMPVREDAIIWKTLLSACKLHKNEEMAKRVAEEVLRIDPQDSASYVLLAGIHASANRWQNVSEVRRAMKDKMVKKEPGISWVEVKNQVHQFHMGDDSHPKSVEINRYMEELTSEMKMRGYVPDISAVLHDMDNEEKEYNLTHHSEKIAIAFALMTIPKGEPIRVMKNLRVCGDCHVAIKYISEIKNREIIVRDSSRFHHFKHGVCSCGDYW